Proteins co-encoded in one Pararoseomonas sp. SCSIO 73927 genomic window:
- a CDS encoding helix-turn-helix domain-containing protein, protein MARLTIGELSRLTGVKATTIRWYEAEGWLPPPARTEGGHRSYGDAHLRRLGFIRHARELGFSMEHIRSLLDLADRPGTDCSAAHAIAMAHIAEVDARMKRLEALRSELQRMASQCVGGHVEECRIIETLADFGHGHCTVPIHGEPASRLG, encoded by the coding sequence ATGGCGAGGCTGACGATCGGCGAGCTGTCGCGGCTGACCGGCGTGAAGGCGACCACGATCCGCTGGTACGAGGCCGAGGGCTGGCTGCCTCCTCCCGCCCGAACCGAGGGCGGGCACCGCTCCTACGGGGATGCCCACCTCCGGCGGCTCGGCTTTATCCGCCATGCCCGGGAACTCGGCTTCTCCATGGAGCACATCCGCTCCCTCCTCGACCTCGCCGACCGGCCCGGGACGGACTGCTCGGCGGCACACGCCATCGCCATGGCCCACATCGCCGAGGTGGACGCCCGGATGAAGCGCCTCGAGGCGCTGCGATCGGAATTGCAGCGGATGGCCAGCCAGTGCGTGGGCGGCCACGTGGAGGAGTGCCGTATCATCGAGACACTGGCGGACTTTGGGCATGGGCACTGTACTGTCCCCATACATGGGGAGCCGGCGTCACGTCTGGGCTGA
- a CDS encoding TolC family protein, whose translation MMLSVARLAAVLAVVPALAFGQDARPPVAPLTILSPQQAVEAALTVSPALRGAGAGRQAVQADALQARLRPNPELRGSFENFGGFGGRQENRAFRTLESTVGLAQRIELGGKRSARIDLAARSGEVAALDFTGVRLEIAREVVTALATAEAARRLVGVERERARLAAETLRAARARVEAGRDPLLQAERAEVVRATADIAAERAQREVDISLADLAVLIGVPRVELAPRQAWFDEIGPNPGRPVPTDPLARLSGSPELARLEAAIAQQRANLTLQRATAVPDVTISGDVRRFGDSNETAFVAGASIPLPFYDRNQGGIARAQAEVTRAEAEADRGRSVLVATLVAAEQRLALAWRSADTLRRTALPSAEQAARFATLGYGEGRFSFLEVLDAQRALSDTRAQLVEAIQAFHALRAQVQRLRGDLPAVSPQPVNAPNGSAR comes from the coding sequence ATGATGCTCAGCGTTGCCCGGCTCGCGGCGGTTCTCGCCGTCGTCCCGGCCCTGGCCTTCGGACAGGACGCCCGTCCGCCTGTTGCGCCCCTCACCATCCTATCGCCCCAGCAGGCGGTCGAGGCCGCACTCACCGTCTCCCCCGCTCTCCGCGGCGCCGGGGCGGGCCGCCAGGCCGTGCAGGCCGACGCCCTCCAGGCACGGCTCCGGCCCAACCCGGAACTGAGGGGCAGCTTCGAAAACTTCGGCGGCTTCGGTGGCCGCCAGGAGAACCGGGCCTTCCGGACCCTGGAGAGCACGGTCGGCCTCGCCCAGCGCATCGAGCTCGGCGGCAAGCGCTCCGCCCGGATCGATCTTGCTGCCCGCAGCGGCGAGGTCGCCGCGCTCGACTTCACCGGCGTCCGGCTGGAGATCGCCCGGGAGGTGGTGACGGCCCTGGCCACCGCAGAGGCCGCCCGGCGGCTCGTCGGCGTCGAGCGAGAGCGCGCCCGCCTGGCAGCCGAGACGCTCCGGGCCGCTCGCGCCCGGGTCGAGGCAGGCCGGGATCCGTTGCTCCAGGCCGAGCGGGCCGAGGTGGTCCGGGCCACGGCCGACATCGCCGCCGAGCGTGCCCAGCGCGAGGTCGACATCTCCCTAGCCGACCTTGCCGTGCTCATCGGGGTGCCCCGGGTCGAACTCGCCCCTCGCCAGGCTTGGTTCGACGAGATCGGTCCCAATCCCGGCCGCCCGGTTCCAACGGACCCGCTGGCTCGTCTCTCGGGTAGTCCCGAGCTGGCCCGGCTGGAGGCGGCGATCGCCCAGCAGCGGGCGAACCTGACCCTCCAGCGCGCGACCGCCGTGCCTGACGTGACCATCTCCGGGGACGTGCGCCGCTTCGGCGACAGCAACGAGACGGCCTTCGTCGCGGGCGCCTCCATCCCGCTGCCCTTCTACGATCGGAACCAGGGCGGCATCGCCCGTGCCCAGGCCGAGGTGACCCGCGCCGAGGCCGAGGCCGATCGGGGGCGCAGCGTTCTCGTCGCCACCCTCGTCGCGGCCGAGCAACGCCTGGCCCTGGCCTGGCGGTCGGCCGACACCCTTCGGCGAACGGCACTGCCCTCCGCCGAGCAGGCGGCCCGGTTCGCCACCCTCGGCTACGGCGAGGGGCGCTTCAGCTTCCTGGAGGTCCTCGACGCCCAGCGGGCGCTCTCCGACACCCGCGCCCAGCTCGTGGAGGCCATCCAGGCCTTCCATGCCCTCCGTGCCCAGGTGCAGCGCCTGCGCGGCGACCTGCCCGCCGTCTCCCCCCAGCCCGTGAACGCCCCGAACGGGAGTGCCCGCTGA
- a CDS encoding efflux RND transporter periplasmic adaptor subunit — protein sequence MLRMTLLAGAAIGGLALSVAYPSIPETARSLLGMQSTATGAARAAAPAAAPKGDGHGHAEGEEHGEEGRIKMTAEQVEAAGIRVAAVQGGVLVTRAAVPGVLAASQDRQARVTARLGGIVAEVRKTLGEEVARGDILAVLESREVADAKGEFLAATRAAALAETTLARETRLWRQKISAEQEFLQARTAAEEARIKVDLGRARLAALGLSDAEVAALARQPAATLRRLELRAPMAGRVTARNAVLGASVAADAEVFAVADLSVLWVELTIPPRDLPMARQGQTVLVTGEGEARTEGKIVFLSPVLDPETRSARAVAEIANPEGVWRAGGFVTAHLSTAEQQVDALVPRDAVQEVEGKKVVFVRNEEGFELREVETGREDANGYEVIFGLDQGTEIAVANAFSLRAELSKSEAGHAH from the coding sequence ATGCTCCGCATGACCTTGCTGGCAGGCGCCGCCATCGGCGGCCTGGCCCTGTCTGTCGCCTACCCGTCCATCCCCGAGACCGCCCGAAGCCTCCTCGGGATGCAGTCCACCGCCACCGGAGCAGCCCGCGCCGCCGCTCCCGCCGCTGCGCCAAAGGGGGACGGCCACGGCCACGCCGAGGGCGAGGAACACGGCGAGGAAGGCCGCATCAAAATGACGGCCGAGCAGGTCGAGGCCGCGGGCATCCGGGTCGCGGCCGTCCAGGGCGGTGTCCTGGTGACCCGTGCGGCGGTCCCGGGCGTCCTCGCCGCGAGCCAGGACCGGCAGGCACGGGTGACGGCCCGCCTCGGCGGAATCGTGGCCGAGGTCCGCAAGACCCTGGGTGAAGAGGTCGCGCGCGGCGACATCCTGGCCGTGCTGGAGAGCCGCGAGGTTGCGGACGCCAAGGGCGAGTTCCTGGCCGCCACGCGCGCGGCGGCCCTGGCCGAGACGACGCTGGCCCGCGAGACCCGCCTCTGGCGCCAGAAGATCTCCGCCGAGCAGGAGTTCCTCCAGGCCCGGACCGCGGCGGAGGAAGCCCGCATCAAGGTGGACCTCGGCCGCGCCCGGTTGGCCGCACTCGGCCTGTCGGACGCCGAGGTCGCCGCCTTGGCACGCCAGCCCGCTGCCACGCTCCGCCGCCTGGAGCTACGGGCGCCCATGGCCGGGCGGGTCACCGCCCGCAACGCGGTGCTGGGCGCCTCCGTGGCCGCGGACGCCGAGGTGTTCGCGGTTGCCGACCTCTCGGTCCTCTGGGTCGAGCTGACCATCCCGCCGCGGGACCTGCCCATGGCGCGCCAGGGCCAGACGGTGCTCGTCACCGGGGAGGGCGAGGCACGCACCGAGGGCAAGATCGTCTTCCTCAGCCCGGTCCTGGATCCCGAGACCCGCTCGGCCCGAGCGGTCGCCGAGATCGCAAATCCCGAGGGCGTGTGGAGGGCGGGCGGCTTCGTCACCGCCCACCTCTCCACGGCCGAGCAGCAAGTGGACGCGCTGGTTCCGCGCGACGCCGTGCAGGAGGTCGAGGGCAAGAAGGTCGTCTTCGTGAGGAACGAGGAGGGCTTCGAGCTGAGGGAGGTGGAGACCGGGCGCGAAGACGCGAACGGCTACGAGGTCATCTTCGGGCTGGACCAGGGGACGGAGATCGCGGTGGCCAACGCCTTCTCGCTCCGGGCCGAGCTGAGCAAGTCCGAAGCCGGGCACGCGCACTGA
- a CDS encoding CusA/CzcA family heavy metal efflux RND transporter, whose translation MIGPILDFSVRNRWTVVLLAVIAACIGAWSVTRLPIDATPDITNNQAQINTLAPSLSPYEIEKQVTFPIETALAGIPGLESTRSISRNGFSQVTAVFTESTDIYFARQQVLERLIEAREAMPEGVEPRLGPVSTGLGEVTMWTVNFAPRKQGDVVPDGQPGWQADGSYLTPERERLATEADRATYLRTVQDWIIRPQVRNVRGVAGVDAIGGYTKQYVVQPDPARLIALGLSFSDLSTAIERNNVSTGAGYVERGGEGLVVRSGGRVTSVAELEQVVVATREGVPILLRDVGRVTIGQAPRTGSASGNGQEMVVGTALMLLGENSRIVAEAVHAKVDDLRRTLPRGVEAVTVLDRGLLVDATIHTVAKNLGEGALLVIVILFLMLGNIRAAIITALVIPVTMLLTAFGMVRGGISANLMSLGALDFGLIVDGAVIITENSLRHLAERQHEKGRLLTVVERLQTVADSAKEMIRPSLYGQAIIILVYAPLLTFTGVEGKMFIPMALTVIIALVCAFILSLTLVPALIAIWISGRVQEKDVAIVRGLKHAYAPLLGGALRAPFPVVAAGALLFVACLGLFSRLGQEFIPTLDEGNLAMQALRIPSTSLQQSQAMQSVLERRISRLPEVQVIYSKTGTAEVASDPMPPNASDTFIILKPRSEWPDPSLPKAELVRRIEASVAGIPGNAMEFSQPIQMRFNELLAGVRGDLAVKVFGDEYGPMLQVAGQISNILNGIEGAEDVKVEQATGLPFLEITVNRAEVARRGLSVADVQAVVATAIGGREAGMVYEGDRRFAIVVRLPESLRGNFETLRSLPVPLPPVAGRPAASVPLQQVATLRVVEGPNQISREQGRRRVVVQANARGRDIGSIVAEAQARVEREVQLPPGYTVTWGGQFENLAKARERLTVVVPACFLLILVLLYAALGSVRDALVVFSGVPLALSGGLLALWLRDMPFSVPAAVGFIALSGVAVLNGLVMATSIKDLILRGHLSLRDAVYQGAMTRLRPVAMTALVASLGFVPMAIATGPGAEVQKPLATVVIGGLITATLLTLLVLPALYVMFGRVQAPATEEAPARAGHAPAE comes from the coding sequence ATGATTGGACCCATCCTCGACTTCTCCGTCCGCAACCGCTGGACGGTCGTGCTCCTGGCCGTCATCGCGGCCTGCATCGGCGCGTGGTCAGTCACGCGGCTGCCCATCGACGCGACCCCGGACATCACCAACAACCAGGCGCAGATCAACACGCTCGCGCCCTCGCTCTCGCCCTACGAGATCGAGAAGCAGGTCACCTTCCCGATCGAGACGGCGCTGGCGGGCATCCCCGGGCTGGAGAGCACGCGCTCCATCTCCCGTAACGGCTTCAGCCAAGTCACGGCGGTCTTCACCGAGAGTACCGACATCTACTTCGCCCGCCAGCAGGTGCTGGAGAGGCTGATCGAGGCACGGGAGGCCATGCCGGAGGGGGTAGAGCCGCGTCTAGGCCCTGTCTCCACCGGCCTCGGCGAAGTCACCATGTGGACGGTGAACTTCGCGCCCAGGAAACAGGGCGATGTCGTGCCGGACGGCCAGCCGGGATGGCAGGCCGACGGCAGCTACCTGACCCCTGAGCGCGAGCGCCTAGCCACGGAGGCGGACCGGGCCACCTACCTCCGAACGGTCCAGGACTGGATCATCCGGCCACAGGTCCGGAACGTGCGGGGTGTCGCGGGCGTGGACGCCATCGGCGGCTACACGAAGCAGTACGTGGTCCAGCCCGACCCGGCCCGCTTGATCGCCCTGGGACTGAGCTTCTCCGACCTCTCGACGGCCATCGAGCGGAACAACGTCTCGACCGGCGCGGGCTACGTCGAGCGAGGCGGCGAAGGACTCGTCGTCCGCTCCGGCGGCCGGGTCACGAGCGTGGCCGAACTCGAGCAGGTGGTCGTCGCCACCCGCGAGGGCGTGCCCATCCTGCTGCGTGACGTCGGGCGGGTGACCATCGGCCAGGCGCCGCGGACGGGCAGCGCCAGCGGCAACGGGCAGGAGATGGTGGTCGGCACCGCCCTCATGCTCCTCGGCGAGAACTCCCGAATTGTCGCGGAGGCCGTCCACGCCAAGGTGGACGATCTCCGGCGGACCCTGCCGCGGGGCGTCGAGGCGGTCACGGTGCTGGATCGCGGTCTCCTGGTGGATGCCACCATCCACACCGTCGCCAAGAACCTCGGCGAGGGCGCGCTGCTGGTCATTGTCATCCTGTTCCTGATGCTCGGGAACATCCGGGCGGCCATCATCACCGCCCTGGTCATCCCGGTGACGATGCTGCTGACTGCCTTCGGCATGGTCCGGGGCGGCATCTCGGCCAACCTGATGTCGCTCGGCGCGCTCGACTTCGGCCTGATCGTCGACGGCGCCGTCATCATCACCGAGAACAGCCTGCGCCACCTCGCCGAGCGCCAGCACGAGAAGGGACGCCTGCTGACCGTCGTGGAGCGCCTCCAGACCGTGGCGGACAGCGCCAAGGAGATGATCCGGCCCTCGCTCTACGGGCAGGCCATCATCATCCTCGTCTACGCGCCGCTCCTGACCTTCACGGGGGTCGAGGGCAAGATGTTCATCCCGATGGCGTTGACCGTCATCATCGCCCTGGTCTGCGCCTTCATCCTCTCCCTGACCCTGGTCCCGGCCCTCATCGCCATCTGGATCAGCGGCCGGGTGCAGGAGAAGGACGTGGCCATCGTCCGCGGCCTCAAGCACGCCTATGCCCCGCTCCTAGGCGGCGCGCTGCGCGCCCCGTTCCCCGTCGTCGCGGCGGGCGCCCTCCTCTTCGTCGCCTGCCTCGGCCTGTTCTCCCGGCTCGGGCAGGAGTTCATCCCGACGCTGGACGAGGGCAACCTCGCCATGCAGGCGCTCCGCATCCCCAGCACCTCCCTGCAGCAGTCCCAAGCCATGCAGTCGGTGCTGGAACGCCGCATCTCCCGCCTGCCCGAGGTGCAGGTCATCTACTCGAAGACGGGTACGGCGGAGGTCGCCTCCGACCCGATGCCGCCGAACGCCTCCGACACCTTCATCATCCTCAAGCCCCGCTCGGAGTGGCCCGATCCGTCCTTGCCGAAGGCGGAGCTGGTCCGGCGCATCGAGGCGTCGGTCGCTGGCATCCCCGGCAACGCGATGGAGTTCAGCCAGCCCATCCAGATGCGCTTCAACGAACTGCTGGCGGGCGTGCGCGGTGACCTCGCCGTGAAGGTCTTCGGCGACGAGTACGGCCCGATGCTCCAGGTGGCCGGGCAGATCTCCAACATCCTGAACGGCATCGAGGGCGCCGAGGACGTGAAGGTGGAGCAGGCGACAGGCCTGCCCTTCCTGGAGATCACGGTGAACCGGGCCGAGGTGGCCCGCCGCGGCCTCAGCGTCGCCGACGTCCAGGCCGTCGTGGCGACCGCGATCGGCGGGCGCGAGGCGGGGATGGTCTACGAGGGCGACCGGCGCTTCGCCATCGTGGTCCGCCTGCCCGAAAGCCTGCGGGGCAACTTTGAGACCCTGCGGAGCCTGCCCGTGCCGCTGCCGCCCGTGGCAGGGCGTCCCGCGGCATCGGTGCCGCTTCAGCAGGTCGCGACGCTTCGCGTGGTGGAGGGGCCGAACCAGATCAGCCGCGAGCAGGGGCGGCGCCGGGTCGTCGTCCAGGCGAACGCCCGCGGGCGCGACATCGGCTCCATCGTGGCCGAGGCGCAGGCGCGGGTGGAGCGCGAGGTGCAGCTGCCACCCGGCTACACCGTCACCTGGGGCGGGCAGTTCGAGAACCTGGCCAAGGCGCGCGAGCGACTGACCGTCGTGGTGCCCGCCTGCTTCCTGCTGATCCTGGTGCTGCTCTACGCGGCCCTGGGCTCCGTGCGTGACGCGCTGGTGGTGTTCAGCGGCGTGCCGCTGGCCCTGTCGGGCGGCCTGCTCGCCCTGTGGCTGCGGGACATGCCGTTCTCGGTCCCGGCGGCCGTCGGGTTCATCGCGCTCTCCGGCGTGGCCGTCCTTAACGGGCTGGTGATGGCGACCTCCATCAAGGACCTCATCCTGCGGGGGCACCTGTCCCTGCGGGACGCGGTCTACCAGGGCGCCATGACCCGGCTGCGGCCCGTGGCCATGACCGCCCTCGTCGCGTCGCTGGGCTTCGTGCCCATGGCCATCGCGACCGGCCCCGGGGCTGAGGTCCAGAAGCCGCTGGCGACCGTCGTCATCGGCGGCCTCATCACCGCGACGCTGCTCACCCTGCTGGTGCTGCCCGCCCTGTACGTGATGTTCGGCCGCGTGCAGGCGCCCGCGACCGAGGAGGCGCCCGCCCGGGCGGGCCACGCCCCGGCCGAGTGA
- a CDS encoding response regulator transcription factor: MNERNPGSAGSEPPCGTPTQTEPPLYGEGRHVLVVEDDEEMRKLLLSHLRRSGFRASGARDGVDMERLLVSAPVDLILLDVMLPGQSGFELCRELRAQGDMPIIMLTALGETSDRVTGLELGADDFIVKPPEPRELVARIRALLRRTDGKEGHAGTPRREIAHFAGWSLDTRRRELFQPDGVGVDLTGGEYDVLLVFVERPQRILTRDQLLDLARNRPYGGLGRSMDVQVSRLRSKLDSLPGAEARPSLIKTVRNAGYMFTSPVEWTG; encoded by the coding sequence ATGAACGAGAGAAACCCGGGCAGTGCGGGGAGCGAGCCGCCGTGCGGCACGCCGACCCAGACCGAGCCGCCCCTGTACGGCGAGGGGCGCCACGTCCTCGTGGTCGAGGACGACGAGGAGATGCGGAAGCTCCTGCTGTCGCACCTCCGCCGCAGCGGCTTCCGCGCCAGCGGGGCGCGGGACGGCGTCGACATGGAGCGGCTGCTCGTCTCCGCGCCGGTGGACCTGATCCTGTTGGACGTGATGCTGCCGGGCCAGTCCGGTTTCGAGCTCTGCCGCGAGCTGCGGGCACAGGGCGACATGCCCATCATCATGCTGACCGCCCTCGGGGAGACCTCGGACCGCGTGACCGGGCTGGAGCTCGGGGCCGACGATTTCATTGTGAAGCCGCCCGAGCCGCGCGAGCTGGTGGCCCGGATACGGGCGCTGTTACGGCGGACCGACGGCAAGGAAGGACATGCCGGGACGCCGAGGCGCGAGATCGCGCACTTCGCGGGCTGGTCGCTCGACACGAGGCGACGTGAGCTGTTCCAGCCCGACGGGGTGGGCGTCGACCTGACGGGGGGCGAGTACGACGTCCTGCTGGTCTTCGTGGAGCGGCCGCAGCGAATCCTCACCCGGGACCAGCTCCTCGACCTCGCCCGCAACCGCCCCTACGGCGGCCTCGGCCGCTCCATGGACGTCCAGGTCAGCCGCCTGAGGTCCAAGCTAGACTCCCTTCCCGGTGCCGAGGCGCGCCCGTCCCTCATCAAGACGGTGAGGAACGCCGGGTACATGTTCACGAGCCCCGTCGAATGGACCGGCTGA
- a CDS encoding HAMP domain-containing sensor histidine kinase has protein sequence MDRLRRILPETLATRTVAALLIGFAVLFGAMVVVHDYLLRHAVDWSTEELLSQRLATLLDALAAAPPGAQDSIARAMSRPGLEINPLAEQTPVAGGTLNAAARRISERTQALVAVARNFRVDAGRVDPANGHLIGIAASARLGDGSWVDIEMRTFDLLSAELKALYLYAGAFGLALLVAVGLAARAVASPVSALAGAVSRMDPAGEVEAVETTGPREVRQLADALNGMARRTRDAFRQRTLALGALSHDLMSPITRMRLRVDDLRPEVSDPLRRDLAEMETMVSDVLAYLRGGDGGEIARPLAIAALVHSITDEFADAGQAVEERGMNRRAIATVRRVALKRAVTNLVANAFRHGERPWVEVEATEDEAVIRVGDRGPGIPAEDLPRVTEPFFRGDRARTSGGGSGLGLATARAIAESHGGRLEITSEPGRGTVATIRLPVDVPTPGQKAKTKQ, from the coding sequence ATGGACCGGCTGAGGAGGATCCTGCCCGAGACGCTCGCGACCCGCACGGTCGCGGCCCTCCTCATCGGCTTCGCGGTGCTGTTCGGCGCCATGGTGGTCGTTCACGACTACCTCCTCCGCCATGCCGTCGACTGGAGCACGGAGGAACTCCTGTCCCAGCGGCTCGCGACGCTCCTCGACGCCCTCGCGGCCGCCCCGCCCGGCGCCCAGGACAGCATCGCGCGGGCGATGTCCCGGCCGGGCCTCGAAATCAATCCCCTGGCCGAGCAGACCCCCGTCGCGGGCGGCACGCTGAACGCCGCCGCCCGGCGGATCTCCGAGCGCACCCAGGCCCTGGTCGCGGTCGCCAGGAACTTCCGGGTCGATGCGGGACGCGTGGATCCGGCCAACGGGCACCTCATCGGCATCGCGGCATCCGCCCGGCTCGGCGACGGCTCGTGGGTCGACATTGAGATGCGGACCTTCGACCTGCTCTCGGCGGAGCTGAAGGCGCTGTACCTCTACGCGGGCGCCTTCGGGCTGGCGCTGCTCGTCGCCGTCGGGCTGGCAGCCCGGGCCGTGGCCTCGCCCGTGTCGGCCCTGGCAGGTGCCGTCTCCCGGATGGATCCCGCGGGGGAGGTAGAAGCCGTGGAGACGACTGGACCGCGGGAAGTGCGGCAGCTCGCCGACGCGCTCAACGGGATGGCCAGGAGGACACGCGACGCCTTCCGGCAGCGCACGCTCGCCCTGGGCGCACTGTCCCACGACCTCATGTCGCCCATCACGCGAATGCGCCTCAGGGTGGACGACCTCCGGCCCGAGGTGAGCGACCCGCTCCGCCGTGACCTGGCCGAGATGGAGACGATGGTCTCGGACGTCCTGGCCTACCTGCGCGGCGGGGATGGCGGCGAGATCGCCCGCCCCCTCGCGATCGCCGCCCTGGTCCACAGCATCACCGACGAGTTCGCCGATGCCGGGCAGGCCGTCGAGGAGCGCGGGATGAACAGGCGGGCCATAGCGACCGTGCGCCGGGTCGCGCTGAAGCGGGCGGTCACGAACCTCGTCGCCAACGCCTTCCGGCACGGCGAGCGGCCATGGGTGGAAGTGGAGGCCACGGAGGATGAGGCCGTGATACGGGTCGGCGACCGCGGTCCCGGGATTCCTGCCGAGGACCTGCCCCGCGTGACCGAGCCTTTCTTCCGGGGCGATCGCGCCCGGACCAGCGGGGGCGGCAGCGGCCTCGGCCTCGCCACCGCCCGGGCCATCGCCGAATCGCACGGCGGGCGCCTCGAGATCACGAGCGAGCCGGGCAGGGGAACCGTCGCCACCATCCGCCTTCCCGTGGACGTCCCGACGCCCGGCCAGAAGGCGAAAACCAAGCAATAA
- a CDS encoding cation diffusion facilitator family transporter, with product MGQDHDHGVGNANSAALTKALALTGTFLLAEVAGAYVFNSLALLSDAAHMLTDALALAVALVAIRIGRRPADRRRTWGYHRFEILATAFNASLLFLVAIYILYEAYQRFREPAEVGTVGMLAVAAFGLLVNWISMRLLAGGSESSLNVKGAYLEVWSDFLGSIAVIVGAAVIWATGWTWVDPVLGIGIALWVLPRTWTLLSEAIDVLLESVPRGIDLDAVETAMRDTPGVRDIHDLHVWSLTSGKVALSAHVVVEPSLAREDRLEDALGTMLAGRFGITHATVQAELAGAHGGTTTDNWGAAEAGHRH from the coding sequence ATGGGACAGGATCACGACCATGGGGTGGGCAACGCCAACTCCGCCGCGCTGACGAAGGCGCTCGCCCTGACCGGCACCTTCCTGCTGGCCGAGGTCGCGGGCGCCTACGTCTTCAACAGTCTCGCGCTCCTGTCCGACGCGGCCCACATGCTGACCGACGCGCTGGCCCTGGCCGTGGCGCTCGTCGCCATCCGCATCGGCCGCCGTCCCGCGGACAGGCGCCGGACCTGGGGCTACCACCGCTTCGAGATCCTCGCGACCGCCTTCAACGCCTCCCTGCTGTTCCTGGTGGCGATCTACATCCTCTACGAGGCGTACCAGCGCTTCCGCGAGCCCGCCGAGGTCGGCACCGTCGGCATGCTGGCCGTCGCCGCCTTCGGCCTGCTGGTGAACTGGATCTCCATGCGCCTGCTCGCGGGCGGCAGCGAGAGCAGCCTCAACGTGAAGGGCGCCTACCTGGAGGTCTGGAGCGACTTCCTGGGTTCGATCGCTGTCATCGTCGGCGCGGCGGTCATCTGGGCGACCGGCTGGACCTGGGTGGACCCGGTGCTCGGCATCGGCATCGCCCTATGGGTCCTTCCACGCACCTGGACCCTCCTGTCCGAGGCCATCGACGTGCTGCTGGAGAGCGTGCCTCGCGGCATCGATCTGGATGCCGTCGAGACCGCGATGCGGGACACGCCGGGGGTGCGAGACATCCACGATCTGCACGTCTGGTCCCTGACCAGCGGCAAGGTGGCCCTATCGGCCCACGTGGTGGTCGAGCCCTCCCTGGCCCGGGAGGACCGCCTGGAGGATGCCTTGGGCACCATGCTGGCCGGGCGGTTCGGCATCACCCACGCGACAGTCCAGGCCGAGCTGGCGGGCGCCCACGGGGGCACCACGACGGACAACTGGGGCGCCGCGGAAGCAGGGCACCGCCACTGA